The Actinomycetota bacterium sequence TAGGGGCCGACGGCGGTGACGGAGACGACCAGGGCGGCGATCTCGCCGGGGGAGAGGCGGACCGGGGGGACCGACGGGGGGACGTCGAGGCGGAAGCCGCCGCCGGGGCCGCGGCGGGCGGTGATGGGGACGCCGGCGTCGCGGAGGCGGGTGATGTCGCGCTCGACGGTGCGGACGTCGACCCCGAGGGCGGTCGCCAGGTCCTCGGCGGTGGCGTGGCGGCCGGCGGCCAGGCGCAGCTCCTCGATCAGGCGGTGCTGGCGCTCGACCCGGAGCCTGGCCAGGTGCGGCTGGGTCGGCGCGACGGGCCGTGTCGTCATGGGTCGGGGCCTTTCCGGGAAGACCGGCCCGGGCGTGCCGGGCTCTCATCGTAGAGTCGGGTCCATGGACACGACATCGCATCCCGACGTGACGGCCTTCCTCGACCGCTACGCCGAGGCCCTCACCGGCGGGGACCTGCCGGGCATCGCCGCCTGCTACATGGTTCCCGGCCTGGTCGTCGGGGACGCCGCCGCCATCCCGGTCGCCGAGCCGGGCGAGGTCGAGGCCGCCTTCGCCGGCGCCGCCGAGGCCTACCGCGCCCAGGGCCTGGTCGGCATCCGC is a genomic window containing:
- a CDS encoding HTH domain-containing protein; this encodes MTTRPVAPTQPHLARLRVERQHRLIEELRLAAGRHATAEDLATALGVDVRTVERDITRLRDAGVPITARRGPGGGFRLDVPPSVPPVRLSPGEIAALVVSVTAVGPYVSATARSALTRLLDALQPPQR